In one Candidatus Methylacidiphilales bacterium genomic region, the following are encoded:
- a CDS encoding trypsin-like peptidase domain-containing protein — MKHLLPLPLTLLLYAQTGLAQEQATSHTSETEPTVQVVERVMPAVVNINVEGVVRRYYRDWFFGTFPVQQNISSLGSGVLITPDGYIVTCAHVVDEASALKLKIRVTLNNGKIYDARLVDSSPDLDLALIKINAGEELPYLRLEPLSPNLLGQTAIALGNPVGFQNSVSKGILSARNRTIVTQDGTQVEGLLQTDASINPGNSGGPLVDIQGRFMGINSAKYAGERIEGLGFSIPGDRVLAYTREAIAVARGEKRGAPIPTPQQILSERFGLSVQEITPDLAQALGIPFTPDAGLLITDVDPESPAAERGIKAGMFLVRIGNTPTPEIAALPLQLLRIKKGDRINVAVSQITQRGPGMIFQQTYTLQLVAR; from the coding sequence GTGAAACACCTCCTACCCCTCCCCCTCACACTTCTCCTCTACGCACAAACGGGGCTCGCACAAGAACAAGCCACAAGCCACACTTCTGAGACAGAGCCAACCGTGCAAGTCGTCGAGCGCGTCATGCCGGCAGTCGTCAATATCAACGTCGAGGGCGTCGTCCGCCGCTACTATCGCGACTGGTTCTTTGGCACCTTCCCCGTTCAGCAAAATATCAGCAGCCTCGGATCGGGCGTCCTTATCACACCCGATGGATACATCGTCACATGCGCACACGTCGTAGATGAAGCTTCAGCATTGAAGCTTAAAATCCGCGTTACCCTCAACAACGGCAAAATCTACGACGCACGCCTTGTAGACTCCAGCCCCGATCTCGATCTAGCTCTCATCAAAATCAACGCAGGCGAAGAACTACCTTACTTACGCCTAGAGCCCCTCTCACCCAACCTACTCGGACAGACCGCCATCGCACTAGGAAACCCTGTCGGCTTTCAAAACTCAGTATCTAAAGGCATCCTCAGCGCACGCAACCGCACCATCGTCACCCAAGACGGCACCCAAGTCGAAGGTCTCCTCCAGACGGATGCCTCCATTAACCCCGGCAACAGCGGCGGCCCCCTCGTGGACATACAAGGCCGCTTCATGGGCATCAACTCAGCCAAATATGCAGGTGAACGCATCGAAGGCTTAGGTTTCTCTATCCCCGGTGATCGAGTCCTCGCCTACACCCGTGAAGCCATCGCCGTAGCGCGCGGCGAAAAGCGTGGAGCTCCCATTCCCACACCCCAGCAAATCCTATCCGAGCGATTTGGTTTGTCCGTGCAAGAGATCACGCCAGACCTTGCACAAGCCCTTGGAATTCCTTTCACCCCCGACGCAGGCTTACTCATCACGGATGTGGACCCTGAAAGTCCAGCAGCCGAACGAGGCATCAAAGCAGGAATGTTTCTCGTTCGAATTGGCAACACCCCTACGCCCGAGATCGCCGCTCTACCTCTCCAACTCCTGCGCATCAAAAAAGGCGACCGCATAAACGTAGCAGTCAGCCAAATAACCCAACGCGGCCCAGGAATGATCTTCCAACAGACCTACACCCTCCAACTCGTGGCTCGATAA
- a CDS encoding DUF2851 family protein has protein sequence MKADFFEKYQSGGREVCEGIPVWDEQRVQRVWFEGWLKQPLETVEGGRLWVVQPGFWRRGAGPDFQKAAVRFPDGSVRCGDVEVDLKPENWTAHEHDENAEYDNVIVHAVWEAGRGGYFTSTKSFTYVPQVVMRTQLAIDEMTLWSVLDEGSPEGWPMSVPGACRREFEQLGRERLVAVLRSAGLYRLRRKGVRFYWRVRAVGGLQTLWEALARGMGYHENVVAFTALAQCARIEEVSKLEGEAREAFLWGMADLLPENATSIRDEEGKRYLKKLWSQWWMMRGEKMGRVLPRDLWVRRGGRPWNHPLRRLAGLCALSYRLEAIYEAIEGCDEKRFIENIVGREDYSFWMRRVSWWGRKLDKAYPLIGRARAVELLVNVFWPWAVWGKDLGGFSEELLESRLLRLRCGWNHKTRIVYDRIVPPSIGRECLGNALMQQGLLQIYEDYCVRDASACASCPFLGQIEAVS, from the coding sequence ATGAAAGCAGACTTTTTTGAAAAATACCAGTCTGGGGGTCGTGAGGTGTGTGAGGGGATTCCTGTGTGGGATGAGCAGCGTGTGCAGCGGGTGTGGTTTGAAGGATGGTTGAAACAGCCGCTTGAGACGGTAGAGGGGGGGCGTTTGTGGGTTGTGCAGCCTGGTTTTTGGCGAAGGGGGGCAGGACCTGATTTTCAAAAGGCGGCGGTGCGTTTTCCTGATGGCTCAGTGAGGTGTGGGGACGTAGAGGTGGATTTGAAGCCTGAAAATTGGACGGCTCACGAGCACGACGAGAATGCGGAGTATGACAACGTGATTGTGCATGCTGTGTGGGAGGCTGGGCGGGGTGGTTATTTTACATCGACGAAATCTTTTACTTACGTGCCTCAAGTGGTGATGCGGACTCAGTTGGCTATCGATGAGATGACCTTATGGAGTGTGCTAGATGAGGGAAGTCCGGAGGGCTGGCCGATGAGTGTGCCGGGGGCCTGTCGGCGGGAATTTGAACAATTGGGGAGGGAGCGGTTGGTGGCGGTGTTGCGGAGTGCGGGATTGTATCGCTTGCGTCGAAAGGGTGTGCGGTTTTATTGGCGTGTGAGGGCTGTGGGTGGGCTGCAGACGTTGTGGGAGGCGCTTGCTCGAGGGATGGGGTATCATGAGAATGTGGTGGCATTTACGGCGTTGGCGCAGTGTGCGAGGATAGAGGAGGTGTCGAAGCTGGAGGGGGAGGCGCGCGAGGCGTTTCTTTGGGGGATGGCTGATTTGTTACCCGAGAATGCGACGTCGATTCGTGATGAGGAGGGGAAGCGTTATCTGAAGAAGCTTTGGTCGCAGTGGTGGATGATGCGGGGGGAGAAGATGGGGCGCGTGTTGCCTAGGGATTTATGGGTAAGGAGAGGGGGTAGGCCTTGGAATCATCCGTTGCGGCGTTTGGCTGGGTTGTGTGCGTTGTCGTATCGCTTGGAGGCGATCTATGAAGCAATTGAAGGATGTGACGAAAAACGTTTCATTGAAAATATAGTGGGAAGGGAGGATTATTCTTTTTGGATGCGAAGGGTGAGTTGGTGGGGGCGGAAGTTGGATAAGGCTTATCCTTTGATTGGAAGGGCAAGGGCAGTGGAGCTTTTGGTGAATGTGTTTTGGCCTTGGGCGGTGTGGGGAAAGGATTTGGGCGGTTTTTCTGAAGAGCTTTTGGAAAGCCGCCTTTTGAGATTACGTTGTGGCTGGAATCATAAGACGAGGATTGTTTATGATCGGATTGTTCCGCCTTCGATTGGGCGTGAGTGTTTGGGGAATGCGCTGATGCAACAGGGGTTATTGCAAATTTATGAGGACTATTGCGTGAGAGATGCGAGTGCTTGTGCAAGTTGCCCTTTTCTGGGGCAGATAGAAGCGGTAAGTTGA